A portion of the Limanda limanda chromosome 3, fLimLim1.1, whole genome shotgun sequence genome contains these proteins:
- the adamtsl5 gene encoding ADAMTS-like protein 5, which translates to MWRVMSPATDVVVCLRVSRKPTRLQALTFVLLLLAPVCDSSPQSSSWLSAGGPSEWAAWSGWSVCSRSCGGGASVRTRTCITRNPGGGTCAGEPRQYKICNSKECASGSEDFREMQCAAFNDRPLVAGNTFRWTTFHGGSDPCELSCLALGHKFYYNFGRVLDGTSCSSEPGQLCVNGRCLKPGCDSIFGSKQQEDACMVCGGQNTTCLHHKSVYQNKGLEADGALGYNEVAMIPAGATHIRVTDDSRNYLALQNGRSQFVINGNWKISVPGEYTVAGTKLLYRRSADTWESFEVPGPTQEDLHLMVLATDRNSGIEYEYWLPSDQFALYHGRRSPLRQPHHTASYWDQPTSTRPPPVTTKPHWFFKPEKTPRQSGHPTRRQQLHQRPHLAVLPRLQREENHRNLLPQASAGRHCGKCRRVKGRRERQRQYCQKDFVFRARVLGKLYRGEETRYDVQILHSYRNRFRLEHREFLWVPNVCDCPQLEDGRQYILMVRRHINHEQTLNRILLEDSSYVVAYRPREDELLRPLERLCSNTGDTPPAELRG; encoded by the exons tcgTCCTGGCTCTCTGCGGGGGGGCCGTCCGAGTGGGCGGCGTGGAGCGGCTGGTCGGTCTGCTCACGCAGCTGTGGGGGCGGAGCCTCTGTGAGGACACGCACCTGCATCACCAG GAACCCGGGAGGTGGAACATGTGCAGGAGAACCCAGACAATACAAGATCTGCAACTCCAAG gagtgtgcTTCTGGCTCGGAGGACTTCAGAGAGATGCAGTGCGCTGCCTTCAACGATCGACCCCTAGTGGCTGGAAACACCTTCAGGTGGACCACGTTTCACGGAG GCTCCGACCCCTGTGAACTCAGCTGCTTGGCTCTGGGTCACAAGTTCTACTACAACTTCGGACGAGTTCTGGACGGGACGTCCTGCAGCTCGGAGCCGGGACAGCTGTGTGTGAACGGACGCTGCCTG aaaCCTGGCTGTGACTCCATCTTCGGCTCCAAGCAGCAGGAGGACGCCTGCATGGTGTGCGGAGGACAAAACACCACCTGCCTGCACCACAAGAGTGTGTATCAGAACAAAGGTCTGGAGGCAG ACGGAGCTTTGGGATACAACGAGGTGGCCATGATCCCGGCTGGAGCCACTCACATCCGAGTCACTGATGACAGCAGGAACTATCTGG CCCTCCAGAATGGTCGCTCCCAATTTGTTATCAATGGTAACTGGAAGATCAGTGTTCCAGGTGAGTACACCGTAGCTGGGACCAAGCTGCTGTACCGACGCTCTGCAGACACCTGGGAGAGCTTTGAGGTGCCAGGACCGACCCAGGAAGACCTTCATCTGATG GTGCTGGCAACAGACAGAAACTCAGGCATCGAGTACGAGTACTGGCTTCCATCAGACCAGTTTGCCCTTTACCATGGGAGGAGGAGTCCACTGCGTCAGCCTCACCACACTGCCAGCTACTGGGATCAACCCACCAGCACCCGGCCTCCTCCAGTCACCACCAAACCACACTGGT TTTTCAAGCCGGAGAAAACGCCACGCCAGTCAGGCCACCCAACCCGCcgccagcagctccaccagcgCCCCCATCTGGCCGTCCTGCCACGCCTGCAGCGGGAGGAGAACCACAGGAACCTCCTGCCTCAGGCCTCAGCTGGAA GACATTGTGGAAAATGTCGGCGTGTTAAAGGTCGAAGGGAACGACAGAGACAGTATTGTCAGAAGGACTTTG TTTTCCGGGCCAGAGTCCTCGGGAAGTTGTACCGAGGCGAGGAAACGCGTTACGACGTCCAGATCCTCCACAGCTACCGGAACCGCTTCCGTCTGGAGCACCGGGAATTCCTCTGGGTCCCGAACGTGTGTGACTGTCCGCAGCTGGAGGACGGACGACAGTACATCCTCATGGTGCGTCGCCACATTAACCACGAGCAGACATTAAACCGCATCCTGCTGGAGGACAGCAGCTACGTGGTGGCGTACCGACCCCGAGAGGACGAGCTGCTGCGACCGCTCGAACGACTCTGCAGcaacacaggagacacaccccCGGCCGAGCTGAGGGGTTGA